One Triticum dicoccoides isolate Atlit2015 ecotype Zavitan chromosome 3B, WEW_v2.0, whole genome shotgun sequence genomic window, CACGGTGTTGGCCATCCCCATATGCATTATAACCATCATCTCCCCATTGACCCCGGGGCGTTTCAGAAGCACCTCCAGCACCCGCGTTATGAGGCGGCGGCGGTGCGAGCGTCTACACCGGCCCAGACCGATTCTGCACCGGTCGCGCGATGTAATGAGGCGGTGGAGCCGGCCGAGGATGATGACCGGGCGTCACACCCTAGATCCCAGGTGGAGGCGGCCGCGGTGCACCATCCCGCCCCACAGCAGCAGCGACAGTCGGTCCAAGCGCCATCGGGAGAGAACCAGGAGCCGAGCCGCCCTGTCCCACAGCAGGCCGCAACGCCGAACCCTGCAATGGCCGCCGGGCCCCGGATAGAGCCGCTCCGCCATGCCCCGAAGCCGCAGGCGCCGTCCCATGAACTACCACAGCACCACGACCAGCACCGGTGCCCGTCGGCGGCACAACTCTGCGGCCAGAGCCAGAGGACGGCACCAGCGGGACAACACGCCCGGTGGCCGGCGATGGCGCAATCCCGCCGCGACCAGCCCCGGTCGGAGCAGCGGGCCTCTTCCCCGACGGCAAACCCGCTCCCCGGCCAGCCATGGCCCCTAGGGGAAGACTCCGTTTAGCACACCCAAAACCGCAAGAACGAAGACGCGGCTTCCTTCGCTGGAAAACCCTAGCGCCCAGCGAGGAAGACGTCGACGTAGCGATCGATTTGCATGCGGCGTCGCACTCCAAGTTGCTAGGTACCGGACAAGTCTGGGCCACATACCCAACTCTCCCCGGCCCAACAACAGTAAGCGGAGCCTCAGCCGACACCGGCCCACTTCGGCCCAAAAGTGAATTCAAACGCTCGTTCCAAGCTGCGGCGACCTGGATCGCCGGCATCGCCGGCGTCGCAGCCGCGGTCCCCATCAGCGCCGCACGAGGCCTAGCCCGACGCGCATTCTTCCTCCTCGTAACAGTGATCCACGAATCCGGCGAAATCATGTCGAAAGGCGTCAAATTTGGTAGACTTACCTTAGGCAAAGGACCCTTCCATGGCCGGAttgccgtcgccgccgttctccgATGCACGACGTGATGGATCATCTCCTTCTTCTCTCCCGCATGAAGCCCAAGTCTGGCCGGATAGTCGGGTGGCAAGACTTCATCGACCGTCGTTGCCACATCATCTTCGTCGTACCCGGAATTGGAAAACTCACAGATGAGATCGGAAGGGGTCAGAGACGCCGGAGAGGTCGCCGGCGAGTCCCCATCCTCGTCCACGTCGTCCTCATCGGACTCTGCCAGAGCCCAAAACCGGCCGCCGACTTGCCGGCAATCCCCGGCCAATGATGGCGGGGCGCCTGCGGTCGCCCGCTTGATCGCCCCCGCCATACGCCTCATCCTTGAAGTACTCCGATAGCATAGCTAGAGTTGATAGTTCAGCCACGAGTCCACGACAAACTCAAAGCTACTATTTGTACACTAAACTACACATAGATATTATAACATGTATAACCTCCGTAtcaaaatgtaagacatttttaAGGTTAGTTTAGCGtataaaatcatcttatatttttgTACGGAAGTTGTACTTGCATAATCAGAGTTTCGTACtaaccaaaacaaaaacaaagtatTTTAACATCTGGAGAGTGGGAGAGATCAATCTAATTAAGGTCTTGGATGGCAAAATGAAACAAGGATACAACGTCTGGCAAAATTGATGGTGATATACAAGATCCAAGAGATATCCTAAAACATGAAAGAAGAAACATCTTTCCAATATCTCAAACCACAATGTTGTGTCCTCCGAACCTAAAAAGTAAAAACGAAGAAAACGTTGCCCGGTATCATACTAAAAATGGGACTAATTAATCTCGAGAAGAAAACTTGTTGGCTCTTCCGAGTCCAGCAAAAGAACCAATGAATTTTGGTGTCCTACTCCCTTAATTATTGCTTTTACGTACTTTGGATCGGCTGATCGATCGGGTCAAGAAATGAAACAGGTAATACTATAGCTGCTAGTAGAAAGACCCAGCGCCGGCCACCTTGCCATGGTGGAGCATGCTGTGGGCGATGGTGTCTCGCATCTGTCCAGCGGCGGGGGAGGGCACGGGGTCATTGGCGACCATGTGGTTGTCGTCGTCTAGGTCGAGCTCCAAGCCCTGCAGCAGCTGGAGGTCGAACGGTTCGCCGCTGCGCTCGCAGATGTTGTGGAGCGCGCAGCAGGCGCCGAGCATGACGGAAAGGTCGTCCACCTTGACCTCGGTGCGCCTCTGGAGGCAGGCCCATCGCGCCTTGAGCTTGTGGAACGCGGTCACGGCCACGGCGCGCGCCTTTGCCACTCTCTCGTTGAATTCGTGCTGCGTCCACGTCAGGTTCTGGTGGGAGTAGGGCACCAGCATCCAGTCCGTGAGCGGGTAGCCGGCGCCGCCGACCAGGCGCATGCCCTGGCCAAGGGTCTCCCCGGTAAGCTTGGGCTTGTTCATCGACCAGAGGAGGAGGGTTTGGTCGTCGGCCATGGCACCTGGGCCGACGCAGATGTCGGTGAAGGTCCCGTCCGCGTCCACCGACGCCTGCAGGGTGATGCTGTAGCAGGTCTTGCTCTTGCGCGCCGTGGCGCGGGGGTTTAAGTAGTTGATGACGTGGTGCTTGGGCGCGATGATGGCGACGTGGGTGGTGTAGACGGCGCCGATGATGCCCGGGATGCCCGACAAGGCCTCGAACTTGGCGGCGTTGGTGGCCATGGCGGCGGCGTCCGGCCACCGGATGACGTTGGGCGCGACCGTGGCCTGGATGGCGGCACAGACGTCGAGCACGAGCTTGTGGCAGGTGGAGACCCCGATGGCGAAGCGATCGGCGACCTTGCGGAGGGGCTCCCCGTTGGCGAGGCGCCAGACGCAGACGGCGACGCGCTTCTGCACGGGGATGGCGGCGCGTAGCGCGGTGTCCTCCTTGCGGACGGCGGCCGCCAGCTGCTCGCAGAGAACCTGGAACGTGGAGGGGGACATGCGGAAATGGTGCCTGAAGTCCGCCGCCGGGTAGCCCGGGCTGCTCGCCGTGTCCCACCACGCGCTGTGGCGGTCCTTCTTCCACagccgcctccctccgccgccaacGCCCTTCTCCCCCGTCACCGTGGCCAGCGCCACAGACTCATCCACCATCTCGCTTCGGCCGTCTTCGTTGCTCCCGCCGCTAGCGGTCTCAATCGAGCCCGACGGCGAGCGCTGCCTCTTGGACCCCCGCGCCTCCGAGACCCACGGCGCCCCTCCTGTCCACTCAGCTCCCAGGGTGACCATGCCCTGCACCTGCAGCACCCCAAACCCCACCGACGACTCCACCACATGAAGCGCTAGCCCGCCACTGGTATCCATTGACTCCCACAGCGAGTTCTGCCTCTTAAACCCCGGCTCCCCCTGCCCCTGCGGCGCGTCAACCTCCATCGCCGACGCCCCCCTCTTCTTGCTCCCCTGCGGGTTCACCGGAGCCGGCAGAGACTCAGGCACAGCGTCCTGCTCAAAATAGTAATCGAGGTAGGACAGGTCTCCGCCGTCAGCCATGTTTTGGGAGGAATAGTGCTGCGACCCCACGTAAGGCTGGTTTCTCATCATCTAAGTAGAGTTTTGTGGGTACGGTGGAACAGAAACAATGGTGGACTGggagatggaggagaaggaagAGACGAAGAGGAGCAAGTCGATCCTCCCGCAGAGAGGGATTTATAAAGGTTCTGGGCACGCGGAGAGAAGGATGGAAGGAAGGAAGGCGACGGTTGGTGGCGGCGCGACGCTGGAACCGCGGCTCGCTCACGCGGTCGGGGAGAACATGGGAAAGCAGCGAGTGGGAGAAGGCGCCTCGCGACGTCGCTCTCGAACCCCAGTGAGTGGGAGTAGTCCGATCGATTGCTTGGGTGATTGGTCCGTTGCCGAAAGAATGTTCTGACGCCGCCTCATGGGCATGGCGCCGTCGCTTTGCGTCACGACTGGCGTGCTGTACGTACGTGTTGGGCTACCAGTATTATGTTTATTCAAATGTTGTGCCGTGGGGATTAGTATTGGACTGGTTACGCTAAAAAAAGAACGAAATGGATTGACCCGTTGGTGCTACGTTATCCTCGCAGATGAAAAAGATATGCTTTCAcagtaaaaaaataaaagaaatgcgACGCTCATTCATTGAATAATTGTTTTGTCGACGAGTATAAGTAGCTCTTTTATTGCCGGGAATTTATTTATAGCTGTAAGAGATATTTGGGTTGGGTACCGAAGATGTAGGTCGTGATCCTGCCGTGAAGAATTGCCCTATGTGCAGAACGTCATTCTCGCATAGGGCAactagcataagagcatctccagtcgttGGCCCCCAGGAGGCATAAAAATCGCCCCCCTGAAGGCGAGCCAGCGGCAAAATCGGCTCTGGGGGCGGTTGGGCACCCAGTCGTCGACCCTGGGTCGCTTTTAGGCA contains:
- the LOC119280956 gene encoding protein ANTAGONIST OF LIKE HETEROCHROMATIN PROTEIN 1-like, which translates into the protein MVTLGAEWTGGAPWVSEARGSKRQRSPSGSIETASGGSNEDGRSEMVDESVALATVTGEKGVGGGGRRLWKKDRHSAWWDTASSPGYPAADFRHHFRMSPSTFQVLCEQLAAAVRKEDTALRAAIPVQKRVAVCVWRLANGEPLRKVADRFAIGVSTCHKLVLDVCAAIQATVAPNVIRWPDAAAMATNAAKFEALSGIPGIIGAVYTTHVAIIAPKHHVINYLNPRATARKSKTCYSITLQASVDADGTFTDICVGPGAMADDQTLLLWSMNKPKLTGETLGQGMRLVGGAGYPLTDWMLVPYSHQNLTWTQHEFNERVAKARAVAVTAFHKLKARWACLQRRTEVKVDDLSVMLGACCALHNICERSGEPFDLQLLQGLELDLDDDNHMVANDPVPSPAAGQMRDTIAHSMLHHGKVAGAGSFY